One part of the Methylobacterium terrae genome encodes these proteins:
- the ccmB gene encoding heme exporter protein CcmB encodes MGRAFLAVVARDLRLAGRIGGSGALSLVFFLMIVALVPFGLGPDLNLLARVGPGILWIAAVLATLIGLDRLFQADEEDGSLDLLSGAPAPLELLVLAKVTAHWLTTGLPLALATPLFGLLVALSPTGMAATGLTLLVGTPALTFIGAVGAALTASIRRGGLILAVVVLPLMVPTLIFGVSAAEAALSGTVPFTTPLAILGALSLAAGVVGTLAAAAALRWGE; translated from the coding sequence ATGGGGCGCGCCTTCCTGGCGGTGGTCGCCCGCGACCTGCGGCTCGCCGGCCGCATCGGCGGCTCGGGGGCCCTGTCCCTGGTGTTCTTCCTGATGATCGTCGCCCTGGTGCCGTTCGGCCTCGGGCCCGACCTGAACCTGCTCGCGCGGGTCGGCCCCGGCATCCTGTGGATCGCCGCGGTGCTGGCGACGCTCATCGGCCTCGACCGGCTGTTCCAGGCCGACGAGGAGGACGGCTCCCTCGACCTGCTGTCGGGTGCGCCGGCGCCGCTGGAACTCCTGGTGCTCGCCAAGGTCACGGCGCACTGGCTCACCACCGGCCTGCCGCTGGCACTGGCGACGCCCTTGTTCGGGCTCCTCGTGGCGCTCAGCCCGACCGGCATGGCGGCGACGGGCCTGACGCTCCTCGTCGGCACCCCGGCGCTGACCTTCATCGGCGCCGTCGGCGCGGCACTCACCGCCTCGATCCGCCGCGGCGGCCTGATCCTCGCGGTGGTGGTGCTGCCCCTGATGGTGCCGACCCTGATCTTCGGCGTCTCGGCGGCGGAGGCGGCCTTGAGCGGCACGGTGCCGTTCACGACGCCGCTCGCGATCCTCGGCGCGCTGAGCCTCGCCGCGGGCGTGGTCGGCACGCTGGCGGCGGCGGCGGCGTTGCGCTGGGGGGAGTGA
- the ccmA gene encoding heme ABC exporter ATP-binding protein CcmA produces MRLIAEDLACRRSGRRVFAGLSFTLGAGEALTVTGRNGAGKSSLLAILAGRLRPEAGRLVAEGVGERTIPECLHVVGHRDGLKGALTAEENLAFARDLLGDADLSPREALARLGLAHAAGLPVAYLSAGQRRRVALARLLVCRRPLWLLDEPTAALDVASQGALAGLMRAHLAGGGLVIAATHQALGLETARELSVEAFRAGRVEQSADPFAETV; encoded by the coding sequence GTGCGCCTGATCGCCGAGGATCTCGCCTGCCGGCGCTCCGGCCGCCGCGTCTTCGCCGGCCTGTCCTTCACCCTGGGGGCCGGCGAGGCGCTGACCGTGACCGGCCGCAACGGCGCCGGCAAGTCGTCGCTGCTCGCCATCCTCGCCGGGCGGCTGCGGCCGGAGGCCGGGCGGCTCGTGGCCGAGGGGGTAGGGGAGCGCACGATCCCCGAATGCCTCCACGTCGTCGGCCACCGCGACGGCCTGAAGGGCGCGCTCACCGCGGAGGAGAACCTCGCCTTCGCCCGCGATCTCCTGGGCGACGCCGACCTCAGCCCCCGCGAGGCGCTGGCGCGCCTCGGCCTCGCCCACGCGGCGGGGCTGCCGGTGGCCTACCTCTCGGCCGGCCAGCGCCGGCGGGTGGCGCTCGCCCGGCTCCTCGTCTGCCGCCGGCCGCTCTGGCTCCTCGACGAGCCGACCGCCGCCCTCGACGTCGCCTCGCAGGGCGCGCTCGCCGGGCTGATGCGGGCGCATCTTGCGGGAGGCGGCCTCGTCATCGCCGCCACCCACCAGGCGCTCGGCCTTGAGACTGCACGCGAACTCTCCGTCGAAGCCTTCCGCGCCGGCCGGGTCGAGCAGTCGGCCGATCCCTTCGCGGAGACCGTCTGA
- the acnA gene encoding aconitate hydratase AcnA, translated as MASIDSFKARQTLQAGGKTYTIYAIPEAEKNGLPDASRLPFSMKVLLENLLRYEDDRSVKKADIEAVVGWLENRGKTEVEIAFRPSRVLMQDFTGVPAVVDLAAMRDAMVALGGDPQKINPLVPVDLVIDHSVIVDEFGTPKALADNVALEYERNGERYTFLKWGQSAFDNFSVVPPGTGICHQVNLEYLSQTVWTKPFEGHEVAYPDSLVGTDSHTTMVNGLAVLGWGVGGIEAEAAMLGQPLSMLIPEVVGFKLSGKLPEGTTATDLVLTVTQMLRKKGVVGKFVEFYGPGLDDMSVADRATISNMAPEYGATCGFFPVDQKTIDFLKVTGRADDRIALVEAYAKAQGMWRDATTPDPVFTDTLALDMSDVKPSLAGPKRPQDRVLLDGAKPGFAQSMETEFRRAADIAKRYPVEGANFDIGHGDVVIAAITSCTNTSNPSVMIGAGLLARNAVAKGLRSKPWVKTSLAPGSQVVAEYLEKAGLQSSLDALGFNLVGFGCTTCIGNSGPLPAAISKSINDNDVVAAAVLSGNRNFEGRVNPDVRANYLASPPLVVAYALAGSMQVDLSKEPLGTGSDGQPVYLKDIWPSTAEVQEFIEANITSTLFKSRYADVFGGDENWKNVEVTQAETFAWNGGSTYVQNPPYFVGMEKTPKPVEDVVNARILGLFLDSITTDHISPAGNIRAASPAGHYLQEHQVRVQDFNQYGTRRGNHEVMMRGTFANIRIKNQMVRDEAGNVVEGGYTLYQPSGERMFIYDAAMRYEQEGTPLVVFAGKEYGTGSSRDWAAKGTKLLGVRAVIAESFERIHRSNLVGMGVVPLVFQGEDSWDSLSLKGDETVTIEGLAGELKPRQTLTAKITSADGSVKEVPLTCRIDTLDELEYFRNGGILPYVLRQLAA; from the coding sequence GTGGCATCCATCGACAGCTTCAAGGCTCGCCAGACCCTCCAGGCCGGCGGGAAGACCTACACCATCTACGCGATCCCCGAGGCCGAGAAGAACGGCCTGCCGGATGCGAGCCGCCTGCCCTTCTCGATGAAGGTGCTGCTCGAGAACCTGCTGCGCTACGAGGACGACCGCTCGGTCAAGAAGGCCGACATCGAGGCCGTCGTCGGCTGGCTCGAGAACCGCGGCAAGACCGAGGTCGAGATCGCCTTCCGTCCCTCCCGCGTGCTGATGCAGGACTTCACCGGCGTGCCGGCGGTGGTCGATCTCGCGGCGATGCGCGACGCCATGGTGGCGCTCGGCGGTGACCCGCAGAAGATCAACCCGCTGGTGCCGGTCGACCTCGTCATCGACCACTCGGTCATCGTCGACGAGTTCGGCACCCCGAAGGCGCTGGCCGACAACGTGGCCCTCGAGTACGAGCGCAACGGCGAGCGCTACACCTTCCTGAAATGGGGCCAGTCGGCCTTCGACAACTTCTCGGTCGTGCCCCCGGGCACCGGCATCTGCCACCAAGTGAACCTCGAGTACCTGTCGCAGACCGTGTGGACCAAGCCCTTCGAGGGCCATGAGGTCGCCTACCCGGATTCGCTCGTCGGCACCGACTCGCACACCACGATGGTCAACGGCCTGGCCGTGCTCGGCTGGGGCGTCGGCGGCATCGAGGCCGAGGCCGCGATGCTCGGCCAGCCGCTGTCGATGCTGATCCCCGAGGTCGTCGGCTTCAAGCTGTCGGGCAAGCTGCCCGAGGGCACCACCGCCACCGACCTCGTGCTCACCGTCACCCAGATGCTGCGCAAGAAGGGCGTGGTCGGCAAGTTCGTGGAGTTCTACGGCCCCGGCCTCGACGACATGTCGGTCGCCGACCGCGCCACGATCTCCAACATGGCGCCTGAGTACGGCGCGACCTGCGGCTTCTTCCCCGTCGACCAGAAGACCATCGACTTCCTGAAGGTCACCGGCCGCGCGGACGACCGCATCGCCCTCGTCGAGGCCTACGCCAAGGCGCAAGGGATGTGGCGCGACGCGACGACCCCGGACCCGGTCTTCACCGACACGCTCGCCCTCGACATGAGCGACGTGAAGCCCTCGCTCGCCGGCCCGAAGCGGCCGCAGGACCGGGTGCTCCTCGACGGCGCCAAGCCCGGCTTCGCCCAGTCGATGGAGACCGAGTTCAGACGAGCGGCCGACATCGCCAAGCGCTACCCCGTCGAGGGCGCGAACTTCGACATCGGCCACGGCGACGTGGTGATCGCGGCGATCACCTCCTGCACCAACACCTCGAACCCGAGCGTGATGATCGGCGCGGGGCTTCTCGCCCGCAACGCGGTGGCCAAGGGCCTGCGCTCGAAGCCGTGGGTGAAGACCTCGCTCGCCCCCGGCTCGCAGGTCGTCGCCGAATACCTGGAGAAGGCCGGCCTGCAGTCGAGCCTCGATGCGCTCGGCTTCAACCTCGTCGGCTTCGGCTGCACCACCTGCATCGGCAATTCCGGCCCGCTGCCGGCGGCGATCTCGAAGTCGATCAACGACAACGACGTGGTCGCCGCCGCGGTGCTCTCGGGCAACCGCAACTTCGAGGGCCGGGTGAACCCCGACGTGCGGGCGAACTACCTCGCCTCGCCGCCGCTCGTCGTCGCCTACGCCCTCGCCGGCTCGATGCAGGTCGACCTGAGCAAGGAGCCCCTCGGCACCGGCTCGGACGGCCAGCCGGTCTACCTGAAGGACATCTGGCCCTCGACCGCCGAGGTGCAGGAGTTCATCGAGGCCAACATCACCTCGACCCTGTTCAAGTCGCGCTACGCCGACGTGTTCGGCGGTGACGAGAACTGGAAGAACGTCGAGGTCACGCAGGCCGAGACCTTCGCGTGGAACGGCGGCTCGACCTACGTCCAGAACCCGCCCTACTTCGTCGGCATGGAGAAGACCCCGAAGCCGGTGGAAGACGTGGTGAATGCCCGCATCCTCGGCTTGTTCCTCGACTCGATCACCACCGACCACATCTCGCCGGCGGGCAACATCCGGGCGGCGTCTCCGGCGGGCCACTACCTGCAGGAGCACCAGGTCCGGGTGCAGGACTTCAACCAGTACGGCACCCGCCGCGGCAACCACGAAGTCATGATGCGGGGCACCTTCGCCAACATCCGCATCAAGAACCAGATGGTGCGCGACGAGGCCGGCAACGTGGTCGAGGGCGGCTACACCCTGTACCAGCCGTCGGGCGAGCGGATGTTCATCTACGACGCCGCGATGCGCTACGAGCAGGAGGGCACCCCGCTGGTGGTGTTCGCCGGCAAGGAGTACGGCACCGGCTCCTCGCGCGACTGGGCGGCGAAGGGCACGAAGCTCCTCGGCGTGCGCGCCGTGATCGCCGAGAGCTTCGAGCGCATCCACCGCTCGAACCTCGTCGGCATGGGCGTGGTGCCGCTGGTGTTCCAGGGCGAGGATTCCTGGGACTCCCTCAGCCTCAAGGGCGACGAGACCGTGACGATCGAGGGCCTGGCCGGCGAGCTGAAGCCGCGCCAGACGCTCACCGCCAAGATCACCTCGGCCGACGGCTCGGTGAAGGAGGTCCCGCTGACCTGCCGCATCGATACGCTCGACGAGCTCGAGTACTTCCGCAACGGCGGCATCCTGCCCTACGTGCTGCGCCAGCTCGCGGCGTAA
- a CDS encoding glycosyltransferase yields MSLPEIVIIGREEFEIQSPGPDIAVETRTLNCSFYANDHDLEQILVSKRPHVIATFGEEAKFQNLMRAPYEVRKRWINFGNNIDADEIGRQIFYCFLENATTFRRSRPLVSVFTPAYRSGHRILRPFESLRSQTYVDWEWIIVDDSDDDGATFSELNILAAQDHRIRVYRPHRPSGRIGNVKQAACRLAGGDILLELDHDDELTSDSLDAVTLAFHLHPEAGFLYTDWAEVFEDGRNATYGQDWAFFYGRDRVENYNNRDYIVHEAPKINAKTIRHIVSAPNHIRAWRKDFYHSIGGHNPDLAAADDYELCVRTFLHTRMILLRKFCYIQYYNQTGNTQRSRNQDIQRLTRAVSEKYDARIHQRFVDLGVDDFTWDARRHATDWSRANPAIEPHCSLIVG; encoded by the coding sequence GTGAGTCTTCCCGAAATCGTCATTATTGGTCGCGAAGAGTTTGAAATCCAAAGTCCGGGCCCCGATATCGCAGTCGAAACGAGGACATTGAATTGCTCGTTTTATGCGAACGATCATGATTTGGAGCAGATCCTCGTCTCGAAGCGGCCGCACGTGATCGCGACTTTCGGAGAGGAGGCGAAATTTCAGAATCTGATGCGCGCCCCGTATGAGGTGCGCAAGCGCTGGATCAATTTCGGGAACAACATCGATGCCGACGAGATCGGGCGGCAGATTTTCTACTGCTTTTTAGAAAATGCCACGACATTTCGGAGATCGCGCCCTCTTGTAAGCGTCTTCACTCCGGCTTATCGGTCCGGCCACAGGATCCTGCGCCCTTTCGAGTCTTTGAGATCACAGACCTATGTCGATTGGGAGTGGATCATCGTCGACGATTCGGACGATGATGGGGCGACATTCTCCGAGCTCAATATTCTGGCTGCGCAAGATCATCGTATTCGCGTCTATCGTCCGCATCGCCCGTCGGGCCGTATCGGGAACGTGAAGCAGGCGGCTTGCCGTCTGGCTGGAGGCGACATTCTCCTCGAGCTGGATCACGACGACGAATTGACATCGGACAGCCTGGATGCGGTCACGCTGGCGTTTCACCTGCATCCCGAAGCTGGTTTTCTCTATACGGACTGGGCCGAAGTCTTCGAAGATGGACGCAATGCCACCTACGGGCAGGACTGGGCCTTCTTCTACGGAAGAGACCGAGTCGAGAACTACAATAATCGAGATTATATCGTGCACGAGGCGCCGAAGATCAATGCAAAGACGATACGGCACATCGTGTCTGCCCCGAATCACATCAGGGCGTGGCGCAAGGATTTCTATCACAGCATCGGCGGGCACAATCCGGATCTGGCCGCGGCCGATGATTACGAACTATGCGTGAGAACATTTCTCCACACACGAATGATATTATTAAGAAAATTTTGCTATATACAATACTATAACCAAACGGGGAATACGCAGAGGTCGCGCAATCAGGATATCCAAAGGCTCACGCGTGCCGTCAGCGAGAAGTACGACGCGAGAATCCATCAGCGCTTCGTGGATCTCGGCGTGGATGACTTTACCTGGGATGCACGTCGCCATGCGACGGATTGGTCGCGCGCCAACCCGGCCATCGAGCCGCATTGCAGTCTGATCGTCGGGTAG